One Thermithiobacillus plumbiphilus genomic region harbors:
- a CDS encoding polyprenyl synthetase family protein, which produces MNLEDVKSLVAADMEAVNRAIQGQMQSAVPTIPALGSYLIASGGKRLRPMVLLLATRLFGYQGSRHIPLAAVIEFIHTSTLLHDDVVDGSEMRRNQATANQVWGNAASVLVGDFLYARSFEVLVADGDLRILKILAEATSVIAEGEVQQLENTQNPDLDEAAYIAVIRAKTAKLFEASARIGAVINERPPAEELALAEYGGLLGTAFQLIDDALDYSAESATLGKNVGDDLAEGKPTMPFIHAMRESDPAGQAVLRQALAEEGLGSLDQVLEIIASTKAIEYTLGLARKIAGQAKSTLDILPAGPQRDALAYLADFSVERQF; this is translated from the coding sequence ATGAATCTGGAAGACGTCAAATCGCTCGTAGCTGCGGACATGGAGGCAGTGAACCGGGCTATTCAGGGGCAGATGCAATCGGCCGTGCCCACCATTCCCGCGCTGGGAAGCTACTTGATCGCCAGCGGCGGCAAGCGGCTGCGGCCCATGGTGCTGCTGCTGGCCACCCGGCTGTTCGGCTATCAGGGCAGCCGGCACATCCCGCTGGCGGCAGTCATCGAATTCATCCACACCTCCACACTGTTGCACGATGATGTGGTGGACGGTTCGGAGATGCGCCGCAATCAGGCCACCGCCAACCAGGTCTGGGGCAATGCCGCCAGCGTGCTGGTGGGCGACTTTCTCTATGCCCGGTCATTCGAGGTCCTGGTGGCCGATGGTGACCTGCGCATCCTGAAGATCCTGGCCGAAGCGACCAGCGTGATTGCCGAGGGCGAGGTCCAGCAGCTCGAAAATACCCAGAATCCCGATCTCGATGAAGCCGCCTACATTGCCGTGATCCGCGCCAAGACGGCCAAGCTGTTCGAAGCGTCTGCGCGCATCGGCGCCGTGATCAACGAGCGCCCGCCAGCCGAGGAACTGGCACTGGCCGAGTACGGCGGCCTGCTCGGTACGGCCTTCCAGTTGATCGATGACGCCCTGGATTACAGTGCCGAGTCCGCCACGCTCGGCAAGAACGTTGGGGACGATCTGGCGGAAGGCAAGCCGACCATGCCCTTCATCCATGCCATGCGCGAGTCGGACCCTGCCGGACAGGCCGTCCTGCGTCAGGCGCTGGCGGAGGAAGGGCTGGGCAGCCTGGATCAGGTGCTGGAAATCATTGCGTCGACAAAAGCAATTGAATATACTCTTGGGCTTGCCCGCAAGATCGCCGGCCAGGCCAAGTCCACGCTGGACATCCTGCCTGCTGGTCCACAGCGCGATGCACTGGCCTATCTAGCCGATTTCTCGGTGGAAAGACAGTTTTAG
- a CDS encoding bifunctional riboflavin kinase/FAD synthetase translates to MNKKIHLYTRPEAIPGLDRGSLVTIGNFDGVHLGHQAIIRQAMSQALPSVIMTFEPLPREYFHPETAPARLSSLREKAIALQQLGVENLLCLPFRRALAELDARAFVRQILVDGLHARQVLVGHDFRFGRARQGDPDMLEQLGHRHGFTVTVMPPVCLDGLRVSSTGLRACLAAGDLAQARRELGRPYGICGRVIHGDKRGRQIGFPTANISLRGRKPVMTGVFAVIAERADGSRLPAVANLGTRPTVNGAAPLLEVHILDHNPDLYGERLFVHFLARIREERRFASLDELRQQIGLDVEQGRRLLQNQGI, encoded by the coding sequence ATGAATAAAAAAATCCACCTGTATACGCGCCCTGAGGCCATTCCCGGCCTGGATCGGGGTAGCCTCGTCACCATCGGCAACTTTGATGGCGTTCATCTGGGCCATCAGGCGATCATCCGCCAGGCCATGTCCCAGGCCCTGCCCAGCGTCATCATGACCTTTGAGCCCCTGCCCCGGGAATATTTTCACCCCGAGACCGCGCCCGCGCGCCTGAGCAGTCTGCGCGAGAAGGCCATAGCACTTCAGCAGCTCGGGGTGGAAAACCTGCTCTGCCTGCCCTTCCGGCGCGCCCTGGCGGAGCTCGACGCGCGGGCATTCGTCCGCCAGATCCTGGTCGATGGGCTGCACGCGCGGCAGGTCCTCGTGGGTCACGACTTTCGTTTCGGCCGGGCCCGTCAGGGCGATCCTGACATGCTCGAACAGCTTGGCCACCGACATGGCTTTACGGTGACGGTCATGCCGCCGGTCTGTCTCGATGGCCTGCGCGTCAGCAGCACGGGCCTGCGCGCCTGTCTGGCTGCCGGCGATCTGGCACAGGCCCGGCGTGAGCTGGGCCGCCCCTATGGCATCTGCGGCCGGGTGATTCATGGCGACAAGCGCGGGCGCCAGATCGGTTTCCCCACGGCCAATATTTCCCTGCGCGGGCGCAAGCCGGTGATGACGGGCGTCTTTGCCGTCATTGCCGAACGGGCGGACGGCTCGCGCCTGCCGGCGGTGGCCAACCTCGGTACCCGGCCTACGGTCAACGGAGCGGCACCGCTGCTGGAAGTACATATTCTCGACCACAACCCGGATCTTTACGGTGAACGGCTTTTCGTGCATTTTCTTGCCCGGATCCGCGAGGAAAGACGCTTCGCCAGCCTTGATGAGCTGCGGCAACAGATCGGGCTGGATGTCGAGCAGGGTCGCCGCCTGCTCCAAAATCAAGGAATTTGA
- the murJ gene encoding murein biosynthesis integral membrane protein MurJ translates to MSRSLMKSVLTIGANTMVSRVLGFIRDIILARTFGASALADAFFVAFRIPNLFRRLFGEGAFAQAFVPVLGEYKATRSEQDTRAFIDDVTGWLGLAVFGVTLLGMLTAPWVVMLIAPGFSDTPDKFALTVDLLRITFPYLFFISLTALAGGILNTYGKFSVPAFTPVFLNLSMILAALVLAPWLGNPALGVAWGVFLGGLVQLLFQIPFLLQIRRLPRPRLRRRDPGVAKVLKLMGPAIFGSSVAQINLFLSTILASFLASGSVAYLYYSDRLVEFPLGVFGVALGTVILPTLSEQQATHDQERFNGTLDWALRLVVIIGIPATVGLLILGEPMLISLFRYGAFDMHAVAMSQMSLIGYGLGIVPIIAVRVLAPAFYARQNTRTPVKIGIIALFANMLFSVMLVWPLAHAGLALATTLAAAVNASLLYRTLRRMQVYTPLPGWGRMVFSVLLASLVMGGLLYLAQGNASQWLALAMPQRLLWLLGLVALGAGAFFAAGWLLNISELKALKQLSKRKRGNG, encoded by the coding sequence TTGAGCAGAAGCTTGATGAAGAGTGTGCTGACCATCGGGGCCAATACCATGGTGTCCCGGGTGCTGGGCTTCATTCGCGACATCATCCTGGCGCGCACCTTTGGCGCCTCGGCTCTGGCGGACGCCTTTTTCGTGGCCTTCCGGATACCGAACCTGTTTCGGCGCCTGTTTGGCGAAGGGGCCTTCGCCCAGGCCTTCGTGCCGGTCCTGGGTGAATACAAGGCCACCCGCAGCGAGCAGGATACCCGAGCCTTCATCGACGACGTCACCGGCTGGCTGGGGCTGGCGGTATTCGGCGTGACCCTGCTCGGGATGCTGACCGCCCCCTGGGTGGTGATGCTCATCGCACCGGGATTCAGCGACACACCTGACAAGTTCGCGCTGACAGTGGATCTGCTGCGCATCACCTTTCCCTATCTCTTCTTCATCTCCCTGACCGCCCTGGCCGGCGGCATCCTGAACACCTACGGCAAGTTTTCGGTGCCGGCCTTCACGCCGGTCTTTCTCAATCTGTCGATGATCCTTGCCGCGCTGGTGCTGGCGCCCTGGCTCGGCAATCCCGCGCTCGGCGTAGCCTGGGGCGTCTTCCTGGGTGGCCTGGTGCAACTGCTTTTCCAGATCCCCTTTCTGCTGCAGATCCGGCGCCTGCCGCGCCCCCGTCTGCGCCGGCGCGATCCGGGTGTCGCCAAGGTGCTCAAGCTGATGGGACCGGCCATCTTTGGTTCCTCGGTCGCCCAGATCAACCTCTTTCTGAGCACCATCCTCGCGTCCTTTCTGGCCAGCGGCAGCGTCGCCTATCTTTATTATTCCGACCGCCTGGTGGAATTCCCGCTGGGCGTCTTTGGTGTGGCGCTGGGAACCGTGATCCTGCCGACATTGTCCGAGCAACAGGCCACCCATGACCAGGAACGCTTCAACGGGACGCTGGACTGGGCACTGCGCCTGGTGGTCATCATTGGCATTCCGGCCACCGTGGGCCTGCTGATCCTTGGCGAACCCATGCTGATCAGCCTGTTCCGGTATGGCGCCTTTGACATGCACGCGGTCGCGATGAGCCAGATGAGCCTGATCGGCTATGGCCTGGGCATCGTGCCCATCATTGCGGTGCGGGTGCTGGCTCCGGCTTTCTATGCACGCCAGAACACGCGCACTCCTGTCAAAATCGGCATCATCGCGCTGTTTGCGAACATGCTTTTCAGCGTCATGCTGGTCTGGCCGCTGGCACATGCCGGTCTGGCCCTGGCCACCACGCTGGCAGCCGCGGTCAACGCCAGCCTGCTCTACCGGACCTTGCGTCGGATGCAGGTATATACGCCCCTGCCGGGCTGGGGCCGGATGGTGTTTTCGGTATTGCTGGCGAGCCTGGTGATGGGGGGACTGCTTTATCTGGCACAGGGAAATGCCTCGCAGTGGCTGGCTCTCGCCATGCCACAACGACTTTTATGGCTGCTGGGCCTGGTGGCCCTGGGTGCCGGCGCCTTTTTTGCTGCCGGCTGGTTATTGAATATTTCAGAGCTTAAAGCGCTTAAACAGTTATCCAAGAGGAAACGTGGAAATGGGTGA
- the rpmA gene encoding 50S ribosomal protein L27: MAHKKAGGSSRNGRDSHSKRLGVKRHDGQFVLAGNILVRQRGTKIHPGENVGIGKDDTLFAKATGKVAFVRRGPQNRTYVRIVAEAEAVA; this comes from the coding sequence ATGGCACACAAGAAAGCAGGCGGTTCTTCCCGCAACGGCCGCGATTCCCATTCCAAGCGACTGGGCGTCAAGCGCCACGACGGCCAGTTCGTGCTGGCTGGCAACATCCTGGTCCGCCAGCGCGGCACCAAGATTCACCCCGGCGAGAATGTCGGCATCGGCAAGGATGACACCCTCTTTGCCAAGGCCACCGGCAAGGTAGCCTTCGTGCGCCGCGGGCCGCAGAATCGCACCTACGTGCGCATCGTCGCCGAAGCAGAAGCTGTAGCGTAA
- a CDS encoding DUF2203 domain-containing protein codes for MGEAFYGASSCAVDDIVSIRPPGETRIFTLSSARTLFPLVRRITAESASELNPISRRLREAFTLKNDVASLEQAYELVVRNWVAKMERLGLVVKGLWLVDFDTGDGYLCWRYPEEELAHYHPYHKGFTGRRPIAEVIALKQPEWARGA; via the coding sequence ATGGGTGAGGCATTTTATGGCGCATCGAGCTGCGCCGTGGACGACATCGTCAGCATTCGCCCACCAGGGGAAACGCGAATCTTCACGCTATCCAGCGCCCGGACCCTGTTTCCGCTGGTGCGTCGCATCACGGCTGAAAGTGCCTCCGAGCTGAATCCGATCAGCCGGCGCCTGCGTGAAGCATTCACCCTGAAAAACGACGTGGCATCTCTCGAACAGGCCTATGAACTGGTGGTACGCAACTGGGTGGCCAAGATGGAGCGCCTGGGCCTGGTGGTCAAGGGCCTCTGGCTGGTGGACTTCGATACCGGCGATGGCTATCTCTGCTGGCGCTACCCGGAAGAAGAGCTGGCGCACTATCACCCCTACCACAAGGGCTTTACTGGCCGCCGCCCCATCGCGGAAGTCATCGCATTGAAGCAGCCTGAATGGGCCCGGGGCGCCTGA
- the proB gene encoding glutamate 5-kinase → MTRTERLTRARRWVVKIGSALLTNNGQGLDEAAIGRWVAQMIELRRQGIELILVSSGAVAAGMRRLGWTQRPDSLSALQAAASVGQAALVQTYEEHFQRGGLHTGQILLTHEDLRKRGRYLNARGTLRTLVELGVVPIINENDTVATEEIRFGDNDTLAALVSNLVEADLLVILTDQQGLYEADPRRNPEARLLPEVVAGDPALEAMAGGAGSGISRGGMLTKVRAAGRAARSGTATLIASGHHPDVLLALREGAMLGTYFSPRLARLAARKQWLAGQLQVQGKLFLDAGAARVLREEGRSLLPVGVTRLEGNFQRGDLVACLDPEGREVARGLVNYDWQEAQQRLGRSSTEIAQRFGALDEPELVHRDNLVLSGH, encoded by the coding sequence ATGACAAGGACTGAACGCCTGACCCGGGCACGCCGCTGGGTCGTGAAGATTGGCAGCGCCCTGCTGACCAACAATGGCCAGGGACTTGATGAGGCCGCCATCGGCCGCTGGGTGGCGCAGATGATCGAGCTGCGCCGGCAGGGGATCGAGCTGATCCTGGTATCTTCCGGCGCGGTTGCCGCCGGGATGCGTCGTCTGGGCTGGACCCAGCGGCCTGACAGCCTCAGCGCCCTGCAGGCGGCGGCAAGCGTCGGCCAGGCCGCCCTGGTGCAGACTTATGAGGAGCATTTTCAGCGCGGCGGCCTGCATACCGGCCAGATCCTGCTCACCCATGAAGACCTGCGCAAGCGCGGCCGCTATCTCAATGCCCGTGGCACACTGCGCACCCTGGTCGAGTTGGGCGTGGTGCCCATCATCAACGAGAACGACACCGTCGCCACCGAGGAAATCCGCTTCGGCGACAACGACACCCTCGCCGCCCTGGTCAGCAATCTCGTGGAAGCCGACCTGCTGGTCATTCTCACCGATCAGCAGGGACTTTATGAGGCCGATCCCCGCCGCAATCCCGAGGCACGCCTGCTGCCGGAAGTGGTAGCCGGAGACCCGGCCCTGGAGGCCATGGCCGGCGGCGCGGGCAGCGGCATCAGCCGCGGCGGCATGCTGACCAAGGTGCGGGCCGCCGGCCGGGCCGCCCGCTCGGGAACCGCCACGCTCATCGCCAGCGGGCATCATCCGGACGTGCTGCTCGCCCTGCGTGAAGGTGCGATGCTCGGCACCTATTTCAGTCCGCGCCTGGCACGCCTGGCAGCCCGCAAGCAATGGCTGGCGGGCCAACTGCAGGTTCAAGGCAAGCTGTTTCTGGATGCGGGGGCCGCGCGCGTGCTGCGCGAGGAAGGGCGCAGCCTGTTACCGGTGGGCGTCACCCGGCTTGAGGGGAATTTTCAGCGCGGTGACCTGGTCGCCTGCCTGGATCCGGAAGGCCGTGAAGTGGCCCGGGGACTGGTCAACTACGACTGGCAGGAAGCGCAGCAGCGGCTCGGCCGATCCAGCACGGAAATCGCCCAGCGCTTTGGCGCCCTGGATGAACCCGAGCTGGTGCATCGGGACAACCTGGTCTTGAGCGGCCACTGA
- the rpsT gene encoding 30S ribosomal protein S20: MANSAQARKRARQNNDQRFLNAGHRSAFRTHVKKVLKAVQSGDKTQAQQAFKIAESSMDRVADKGIIHKNKAARLKSRLSARIKALSASA; encoded by the coding sequence GTGGCAAATAGTGCACAGGCACGCAAGCGGGCCCGCCAGAACAATGACCAACGCTTTCTGAATGCCGGCCACCGTTCTGCTTTCCGGACCCATGTCAAGAAGGTGCTGAAGGCTGTCCAGTCTGGTGACAAGACCCAGGCTCAGCAGGCTTTCAAGATCGCGGAGTCTTCCATGGATCGCGTTGCCGATAAGGGTATCATCCACAAGAACAAGGCTGCCCGGCTCAAGAGCCGCCTGTCGGCCCGCATCAAGGCGCTTTCCGCCAGCGCCTAG
- the ileS gene encoding isoleucine--tRNA ligase: MEYKDTLNLPQTEFPMQGNLPRREPGMLTRWQEMGIYQRLRQQSDGRPKFILHDGPPYANGNIHIGHAVNKVLKDMVIKSRQLAGFDAPFVPGWDCHGLPIELNVEKKIGKVGQKVDASTFRAACRSYAASQVEAQKVDFQRLGIFGDWEDPYLTMNFGYEANIVRELGKLAVNGGLYRGAKPVHWCADCGSALAEAEVEYQDRTDPAIDVAFLVADPTDLAQRLGLASPVPAAIVIWTTTPWTLPANQAVALHPDFDYVLVEAGGKQLILAADLLESALNRYGLSEPKVLARFPGSKLEGLQLRHPFLDRQVPVILGGHVTLETGTGAVHTAPGHGQEDYEVGLKYGLAAENPVDNRGVFKPDTAFFAGQHVLKANPLVLDKLRETGALVHAEDYPHSYPHCWRHKTPLIFRATPQWFIGMERNNLRDKALQAIDDTRWLPEWGQARIHSMVANRPDWCVSRQRSWGVPIAAFVCSDCGELLRDANTFERVAKAIERSGVDAWYDHPAEDFLPKSIQCAHCASPHFEKVSDILDVWFDSGVSHACVLDARPELRSPADLYLEGSDQHRGWFQSSLLTSVGTRGRAPYKSVLTHGFTVDGQGRKMSKSLGNVIAPQEIINKWGADILRLWVASEDYRGEIRISDEIMKRLGDSYRRVRNTARYILGNIHDFDPAKDALQVPELLEVDRWALALTARIQQEITSAYDEYAFLRITQRIHHFCAIELGAFYLDILKDRLYTTQAGSRARRSAQTAIWHILEAMTRWLAPILSFTAEEIWSQLPSTGRAESVFLSTYYRLPEVPEAGQLLGDWERLLELRAAVGQVLENLRKAGQIGANLEAGLTLYLDQTWRERVGDRAGELRFLFLSADVEIRDISERGELPKQLPGLAIAAQPTSHAKCARCWQHQADVGQDPEHPEICGRCISNITGAGEQRNFI; the protein is encoded by the coding sequence ATGGAATACAAGGATACGCTGAACCTGCCCCAGACCGAGTTTCCCATGCAGGGGAACCTGCCAAGGCGCGAACCGGGAATGCTGACGCGCTGGCAGGAAATGGGGATTTACCAGCGTCTGCGCCAGCAAAGCGATGGCCGGCCGAAGTTCATCCTGCATGACGGCCCGCCGTACGCCAACGGCAACATCCACATTGGACACGCCGTCAACAAGGTGCTCAAGGACATGGTAATCAAGTCGCGCCAGCTGGCCGGCTTCGATGCCCCCTTCGTGCCGGGCTGGGACTGCCACGGTCTGCCCATCGAACTCAATGTCGAAAAGAAGATCGGCAAGGTCGGCCAGAAAGTGGATGCGAGCACCTTTCGCGCCGCCTGCCGCAGCTATGCCGCCAGCCAGGTCGAGGCACAGAAAGTGGATTTCCAGCGGCTGGGCATCTTTGGGGACTGGGAAGATCCCTATCTGACCATGAATTTCGGCTATGAGGCCAATATCGTCCGCGAACTGGGCAAGCTGGCGGTCAACGGCGGCCTCTATCGGGGCGCCAAGCCGGTGCACTGGTGCGCGGACTGCGGCAGCGCCCTGGCCGAGGCCGAAGTCGAGTACCAGGACCGCACGGACCCGGCCATCGACGTCGCCTTCCTTGTCGCCGATCCGACAGACCTGGCGCAACGCCTGGGGCTGGCCAGCCCGGTGCCGGCAGCGATCGTTATCTGGACTACCACGCCCTGGACCCTGCCGGCCAATCAGGCCGTGGCCCTGCACCCGGACTTTGACTACGTGCTCGTCGAGGCTGGCGGCAAGCAGCTCATTCTCGCCGCCGACCTGCTCGAATCCGCGCTGAATCGCTATGGCCTGAGCGAACCGAAGGTGCTCGCCCGCTTCCCCGGCAGCAAGCTCGAAGGCCTCCAGCTCCGGCACCCCTTCCTGGATCGACAGGTGCCCGTCATCCTCGGCGGACACGTGACGCTCGAGACCGGCACCGGTGCCGTGCATACTGCGCCAGGGCACGGCCAGGAAGACTATGAGGTCGGCCTGAAGTATGGCCTGGCAGCGGAAAATCCGGTGGACAATCGCGGCGTGTTCAAGCCCGATACGGCGTTCTTTGCCGGTCAGCACGTGCTCAAGGCGAATCCGCTGGTACTCGACAAATTGCGGGAAACCGGCGCCCTGGTCCACGCCGAGGATTACCCGCACAGTTACCCGCACTGCTGGCGCCACAAGACACCCCTGATCTTCCGCGCCACACCGCAATGGTTCATCGGCATGGAACGCAACAACCTGCGCGACAAGGCCCTGCAGGCCATCGATGATACCCGCTGGCTGCCGGAATGGGGGCAGGCCCGCATCCACAGCATGGTCGCCAACCGGCCGGACTGGTGCGTCTCCCGCCAACGTAGCTGGGGCGTGCCCATCGCTGCCTTCGTCTGTAGCGATTGTGGCGAGTTGCTGCGGGATGCCAACACCTTCGAGCGCGTGGCAAAAGCCATCGAGCGCAGTGGCGTGGATGCCTGGTATGACCACCCGGCCGAAGACTTCCTGCCTAAAAGCATCCAGTGCGCACACTGCGCCAGCCCGCACTTTGAAAAGGTCAGCGACATCCTGGATGTCTGGTTCGACTCCGGCGTGTCGCATGCCTGCGTGCTCGACGCCCGTCCCGAACTGCGCAGTCCCGCGGACCTCTACCTGGAAGGCTCAGACCAGCATCGCGGCTGGTTCCAGTCGAGCCTGCTCACCAGCGTGGGCACCCGCGGACGCGCCCCTTACAAATCGGTGCTGACCCACGGCTTCACGGTCGATGGCCAGGGCCGCAAGATGAGCAAGTCGCTCGGCAACGTCATCGCCCCCCAGGAAATCATCAACAAATGGGGCGCCGACATCCTGCGGCTATGGGTGGCCAGCGAGGATTATCGCGGCGAGATCCGCATCTCCGACGAAATCATGAAGCGTCTGGGCGACAGCTATCGCCGGGTGCGCAATACCGCGCGCTACATCTTGGGCAACATCCATGATTTCGATCCGGCCAAGGACGCCCTGCAGGTGCCGGAGCTGCTGGAGGTGGACCGCTGGGCCCTGGCGCTCACCGCCCGCATCCAGCAGGAAATCACTAGTGCCTATGACGAATATGCATTCCTGCGCATTACCCAGCGCATCCATCACTTCTGCGCCATCGAGCTTGGGGCGTTCTACCTCGACATCCTCAAGGACCGGCTCTACACGACGCAGGCCGGCTCGCGCGCCAGGCGTTCGGCCCAGACCGCGATCTGGCACATCCTGGAGGCCATGACACGCTGGCTCGCCCCGATCCTGTCCTTCACCGCCGAGGAGATCTGGTCTCAGCTACCAAGCACCGGCCGCGCCGAGAGCGTGTTCCTGAGCACCTATTACCGTCTGCCCGAGGTGCCCGAGGCCGGGCAACTGCTGGGCGACTGGGAGCGCCTGCTGGAACTGCGCGCGGCGGTCGGCCAGGTGCTCGAAAACCTGCGCAAGGCCGGCCAGATCGGCGCGAATCTCGAAGCCGGGCTGACGCTCTATCTTGACCAGACCTGGCGGGAACGGGTCGGGGATCGCGCTGGGGAACTGCGTTTCCTGTTCCTGAGCGCCGATGTGGAAATTCGGGACATTTCCGAACGTGGCGAACTCCCCAAGCAGCTACCCGGCCTGGCAATCGCAGCCCAGCCGACCAGCCATGCCAAATGCGCGCGCTGCTGGCAGCATCAGGCGGATGTTGGCCAGGATCCGGAACATCCGGAAATCTGCGGCCGATGCATTTCAAACATCACGGGTGCGGGCGAGCAGAGGAACTTCATCTGA
- the cgtA gene encoding Obg family GTPase CgtA, producing the protein MRFIDEVNIKVAAGHGGSGAVSFRREKFEPMGGPDGGDGGKGGDVILEATEGLNTLIDFRFQKNYQAERGHGGSGRQKTGRYGYDKVIAVPVGTAVYDRDTQELLGDLREPGQRLIVAKGGRGGRGNLWFKSSTNRAPRRADPGEEGEARELHLELRLLADVGLVGLPNAGKSTLIRAVSAARPKVADYPFTTLHPNLGVVSVEPHKSFVLADVPGLIEGAAEGAGLGIRFLKHLTRTRLLLHLVDIQPVDESDPAENVRVIEGELARYSEALAARPRWLVFNKMDLMLPEESSERVAEITRALDWQGPVFAISAATGQGCRELAEKIYYALQELPPAPPIVDPEDADWGKTPAALDEDEAGDDWDADWEDDDKD; encoded by the coding sequence ATGCGTTTTATCGATGAAGTAAACATCAAGGTTGCCGCCGGCCACGGCGGGTCGGGCGCCGTCAGCTTTCGACGCGAGAAATTCGAGCCCATGGGCGGGCCGGACGGCGGCGATGGCGGCAAGGGCGGCGACGTCATCCTTGAAGCCACCGAAGGGCTCAACACCCTCATTGACTTTCGCTTCCAGAAAAACTACCAGGCCGAACGCGGCCACGGTGGGTCCGGACGCCAGAAAACCGGACGTTACGGGTATGACAAGGTCATTGCAGTGCCGGTTGGCACGGCTGTCTATGACCGTGACACCCAGGAGCTGCTGGGGGATCTCAGAGAGCCCGGCCAGCGCCTGATCGTGGCCAAGGGTGGGCGCGGCGGCAGAGGCAATCTCTGGTTCAAGTCGAGCACCAACCGCGCGCCGCGCCGTGCTGACCCTGGTGAAGAGGGCGAGGCTCGCGAACTGCACCTGGAGCTGCGCCTGCTGGCCGATGTCGGTCTGGTGGGCCTGCCCAATGCCGGCAAGAGCACCCTGATCCGCGCCGTCAGCGCCGCCCGCCCCAAGGTCGCCGACTATCCCTTCACCACCCTGCACCCGAATCTCGGCGTGGTCAGCGTGGAACCGCACAAGAGCTTCGTGCTGGCGGACGTGCCCGGTCTCATCGAGGGCGCCGCCGAAGGTGCGGGACTTGGCATCCGCTTTTTGAAGCACCTGACCCGCACCCGCCTGCTGCTGCACCTGGTCGACATTCAGCCCGTCGATGAAAGCGATCCGGCCGAAAACGTGCGCGTCATCGAAGGTGAACTGGCGCGTTACAGCGAGGCACTGGCAGCCCGACCGCGCTGGCTGGTGTTCAACAAGATGGACCTGATGTTGCCGGAAGAAAGCAGTGAGCGCGTCGCGGAAATCACCCGCGCCCTGGACTGGCAGGGGCCGGTATTCGCCATTTCCGCCGCCACCGGCCAGGGTTGCCGCGAACTGGCCGAAAAGATCTACTACGCATTGCAGGAACTCCCGCCGGCACCGCCGATCGTCGATCCGGAAGATGCAGACTGGGGCAAGACACCGGCAGCGCTCGATGAAGATGAGGCAGGTGACGACTGGGATGCCGACTGGGAAGACGATGACAAGGACTGA
- the rplU gene encoding 50S ribosomal protein L21 — protein MYAVIETGGKQYKVAVGDSLRVEKLENDEGSEVTLERVLMVGDGDNIQVGRPLLDGARVTAVVATQGRAKKVHIFKMRRRKHYRKSQGHRQYFTELKITGISA, from the coding sequence ATGTACGCGGTAATTGAAACCGGCGGCAAGCAGTACAAGGTAGCCGTAGGCGACTCCCTGCGAGTCGAGAAGCTGGAAAATGACGAAGGTAGCGAAGTTACCCTCGAACGCGTGCTGATGGTCGGCGATGGCGACAACATCCAGGTGGGTCGCCCCCTGCTCGATGGCGCCCGCGTGACCGCGGTGGTGGCCACGCAGGGCCGCGCCAAGAAGGTCCACATCTTCAAGATGCGCCGGCGCAAGCACTACCGCAAGAGCCAGGGCCATCGCCAGTATTTCACCGAGCTGAAGATCACTGGCATCAGCGCCTAA